One Gimesia aquarii DNA segment encodes these proteins:
- a CDS encoding GNAT family N-acetyltransferase, translated as MPLIWNYDQEHIEWEVLAHLYKIAPLGEKKAADLQKSFSNSMYKCFVFDGTQLIGVGRALADGVDCSYICDVAIHPDYQGKGIGKKIIQKLINLSEGHRKIILYANPGKEGFYKKLGFKRMSTAMAIFQNQTHALEVGLVNES; from the coding sequence TTGCCGTTAATCTGGAACTACGATCAAGAACATATTGAATGGGAAGTGCTGGCTCATTTATACAAAATTGCTCCTCTTGGAGAGAAGAAAGCGGCTGATCTTCAGAAGTCTTTTAGCAATAGTATGTATAAGTGTTTTGTTTTTGATGGCACACAACTGATTGGTGTTGGTCGGGCGCTCGCGGATGGGGTTGACTGTTCCTATATTTGTGACGTTGCCATTCATCCCGACTATCAGGGCAAAGGAATTGGCAAAAAGATCATTCAAAAATTAATCAATCTCTCTGAAGGACACAGAAAAATCATTCTGTATGCAAATCCGGGCAAAGAAGGTTTCTATAAAAAACTGGGTTTCAAGCGGATGAGTACGGCAATGGCGATTTTTCAAAACCAGACTCATGCGTTAGAGGTTGGTCTGGTCAATGAATCATAA
- a CDS encoding VOC family protein, with translation MQLGAFSISLTVKDIEASRAFYEKFGFEIFGGDASQNWLILKNGDHIIGLFQGMFEKNTLTFNPGWDSNATQLDSFTDIRDLQRELKSQGVQLVSEADEATTGPASFVAIDPDGNPILVDQHV, from the coding sequence ATGCAACTCGGCGCATTTTCAATCAGTCTGACAGTCAAAGACATTGAAGCTTCTCGAGCGTTTTATGAAAAATTCGGCTTTGAGATCTTCGGTGGAGATGCCTCGCAGAACTGGCTGATCCTCAAGAATGGTGATCATATTATCGGTCTTTTTCAAGGTATGTTTGAAAAGAACACATTAACGTTCAATCCGGGTTGGGACAGTAATGCGACACAACTCGATTCGTTTACGGATATCAGAGATCTTCAACGTGAGTTGAAATCACAGGGTGTGCAGTTAGTCAGCGAAGCGGACGAAGCCACGACGGGACCAGCCAGCTTTGTGGCAATTGACCCCGACGGAAACCCGATTCTCGTTGATCAGCACGTTTAA
- a CDS encoding class I SAM-dependent methyltransferase: MNTITMSAATAASYLESIHHLILWSGYMTSTVSDHYANHLGPIYSWMVGDFHTASASMSDYFDHIGITTNSSGCAIDLGCGHGVQTIPLAERGLRVVALDTCQHLLDELETKAEGLQIQTVHDDLLTFTNYIHEPIETIVCMGDTLTHLDSQDQIIQLIKNVAKALAPNGILCLSFRDYTTNELKGDARFIPVRSDEKRIHTCFLEYQPDFVCVHDILHTKASDGWEMSVSSYSKLRLSPNDVEQAAKDQRLQLINRFEKRGMIYLAFQRNSEENVAQ; this comes from the coding sequence ATGAATACGATAACAATGTCTGCTGCCACTGCGGCATCATACTTGGAATCTATTCATCACTTAATTCTCTGGTCAGGCTACATGACATCGACAGTTTCAGATCACTACGCAAATCACCTGGGACCAATCTATTCGTGGATGGTGGGCGACTTTCATACTGCGTCAGCCAGTATGTCTGACTACTTTGACCATATCGGAATTACCACAAACTCGTCAGGTTGTGCTATTGACCTTGGTTGTGGGCATGGAGTCCAGACGATTCCACTTGCTGAGCGAGGGTTGCGAGTTGTTGCCCTCGATACCTGCCAGCACCTGCTCGACGAGCTTGAAACTAAAGCGGAAGGTTTACAAATTCAAACTGTCCATGATGATCTACTTACATTTACCAATTATATACATGAGCCGATAGAAACAATCGTTTGTATGGGTGATACACTGACACATTTGGATTCGCAGGATCAAATTATCCAACTGATTAAAAACGTGGCAAAAGCTCTGGCTCCCAACGGCATCCTCTGTTTGTCATTTCGCGACTATACAACCAACGAACTCAAGGGGGATGCAAGATTCATTCCCGTGCGATCAGATGAGAAACGCATTCATACCTGTTTTCTTGAATATCAACCAGATTTCGTTTGCGTGCATGACATCCTGCATACAAAGGCCTCAGACGGCTGGGAAATGTCGGTGAGTTCCTATTCCAAACTCCGACTCTCACCAAATGACGTGGAACAGGCAGCGAAAGATCAGCGACTTCAACTAATCAACCGCTTTGAAAAACGCGGCATGATCTACCTTGCATTCCAGCGCAACTCTGAGGAAAACGTAGCGCAATAA